One stretch of Chitinophaga pendula DNA includes these proteins:
- a CDS encoding alpha/beta fold hydrolase, with protein sequence MFKPIITAIISLCTLFVSSAAAQSYLFQDIDVTGYAGGKFELECMVNIQGNDKASGSLLVAVATDGTKQLKNYVGKADEDFPKNQWVKLTLSGKIDKAAKKLLIGALYDGKGKFFYDDFTLLIDNQPVAISNGNFEESTLNGWRFTNPAKNEINGISNSIAHSGQRALYADRSAVVKSAYGENEAIGKYADVNGIKIYYEIYGKGAPLLLLHGGGQSIGAFIKQLPALTEHFQVIAVDTRGHGKSTVDSTRLTYDLFAEDMSALIRQLKLGKIHVVGWSDGANTGLILAIKHPEQVKKLAAMAGVLFNDSTVVSNEINHMLRTQIAALEREPSKTARDSLSLRHFYLLRDEPHVDPAALKGIKCPVLVMAGEKDIIKQTHTELIARNIAHSQLYIFKGATHYAPHEVPEEFNKVVIKFLQEK encoded by the coding sequence ATGTTTAAGCCCATTATTACGGCTATTATCAGCTTATGCACGCTTTTTGTTTCCTCCGCTGCTGCACAATCTTATTTGTTCCAGGATATCGATGTTACCGGGTATGCCGGTGGAAAATTTGAGTTGGAATGTATGGTGAATATCCAAGGCAATGATAAAGCCTCGGGTAGCCTATTGGTAGCTGTTGCCACCGATGGGACCAAACAGCTAAAGAATTACGTGGGTAAGGCAGATGAAGATTTTCCTAAAAATCAGTGGGTGAAACTGACATTGAGCGGTAAGATAGATAAAGCTGCGAAAAAGTTGCTTATAGGCGCGCTCTATGATGGCAAGGGCAAATTCTTCTATGACGACTTTACACTGCTGATCGACAATCAACCTGTTGCCATCAGCAATGGTAACTTCGAAGAAAGCACCCTTAATGGCTGGCGATTTACCAATCCGGCGAAAAATGAGATCAATGGTATATCCAACAGCATTGCCCACAGCGGACAACGCGCGTTGTATGCAGATAGGTCTGCGGTCGTTAAAAGTGCATATGGAGAAAATGAGGCCATAGGCAAATATGCGGATGTAAATGGTATTAAGATCTATTATGAAATCTATGGCAAGGGAGCGCCGCTATTATTACTACATGGCGGCGGGCAATCCATTGGCGCCTTTATAAAACAACTGCCTGCTTTGACTGAGCACTTCCAGGTGATAGCAGTCGATACCCGTGGGCATGGAAAATCTACCGTGGATTCTACCCGTCTCACATATGATCTTTTTGCGGAAGATATGTCGGCCCTGATCCGTCAACTAAAACTAGGCAAGATACATGTAGTCGGTTGGAGCGATGGAGCTAACACCGGGCTGATACTGGCTATCAAACATCCTGAACAGGTAAAGAAATTAGCGGCGATGGCGGGTGTTCTATTCAACGATAGCACCGTTGTATCCAATGAGATCAACCATATGCTGCGTACGCAGATCGCTGCTTTAGAGCGTGAACCATCTAAAACTGCGAGGGACAGTCTCTCACTTCGGCATTTCTATTTGCTGAGAGATGAGCCACATGTAGATCCAGCAGCGTTAAAAGGCATAAAATGTCCGGTGTTAGTCATGGCAGGAGAGAAAGACATCATCAAACAGACGCATACAGAACTGATCGCCCGTAACATTGCGCATTCCCAATTGTACATCTTTAAGGGCGCTACACATTATGCCCCGCATGAGGTACCGGAGGAGTTTAATAAGGTGGTGATAAAGTTTCTACAGGAAAAATAA
- a CDS encoding DUF4249 domain-containing protein: protein MKILLLLITTLSLITLTSCEKKIVLNIPDSNPRLVLNALMTEDSLIKVRVSFSGRPAKDGRFAEPGQARVVLYENNSSKGELVKTTIKGYTYYVSQQIAKAGNKYRITVEVPGYKMAEGEDIIPYKSAAQVSQMQAFTAVAANGAKLLKLTFRIDNKSLHDTRYQFRLFGLKYNTVRQPDGSIVRQTVRKEIFFSEDAGQPILYMDNSISDFVSDRLIKPEEAATYTFSSEDDLAIKTDTLLLEVSPLTESCFKYLYTAIFNAGSIDGFFTEPAPIYTNISNGLGIVGGMSTQIFSLKK from the coding sequence ATGAAGATTTTATTATTATTAATAACAACATTGTCTTTGATAACACTGACTTCCTGTGAAAAAAAAATTGTATTAAATATACCGGATTCAAATCCGCGCTTGGTGTTAAATGCCTTAATGACAGAAGATAGCCTTATAAAGGTGCGAGTCAGTTTTTCCGGACGTCCGGCAAAAGATGGCCGTTTTGCAGAACCCGGCCAGGCAAGGGTTGTACTTTATGAAAATAACAGTAGCAAAGGCGAGCTAGTTAAGACGACCATAAAAGGGTACACATATTATGTGAGTCAGCAAATTGCCAAGGCAGGAAATAAATACCGTATTACCGTGGAGGTACCTGGATATAAAATGGCTGAAGGGGAAGATATTATACCATACAAATCTGCGGCGCAGGTTTCTCAAATGCAGGCTTTCACTGCTGTAGCTGCGAATGGAGCGAAACTATTAAAACTAACTTTCAGAATAGATAATAAGAGTCTACATGATACCCGCTATCAATTCCGACTGTTTGGCCTAAAATATAATACGGTACGGCAACCAGACGGTAGCATAGTACGCCAAACAGTGAGAAAGGAAATATTTTTTTCGGAAGACGCTGGACAACCCATCCTTTATATGGATAATTCGATAAGTGATTTTGTCAGTGACAGGCTTATAAAACCGGAAGAGGCGGCTACGTATACGTTCAGTTCCGAAGATGATCTCGCAATAAAGACTGATACGCTCTTACTTGAAGTCTCTCCGCTTACCGAAAGTTGTTTCAAGTATTTGTATACTGCTATTTTCAATGCTGGTTCGATTGATGGTTTTTTTACCGAGCCAGCACCGATCTATACGAATATAAGTAATGGGTTAGGCATAGTGGGTGGTATGTCTACGCAAATTTTTTCCCTCAAAAAATGA
- a CDS encoding serine hydrolase, translated as MSLFAQQKQVDQIIGREMKERRIPGLQIAVVHHGKIVASNAYGIANLSDNIPVNSSTIFAINSCTKPFTGVAIMQLVEEGKIDLSAPVSRYIDSLPANWQTITIRQLLTHVSGLPDVLRQFLPTNGLGNATEEDVWTKLQTLPMDFPTGTQTLYNQTNYVLLAKIIDKLSGQPFTQFYKDRQWDRVGMPNTGYGDSRDVVPHFAPTYRYVQYQDGKKLDREKMAANYAEFPPFSRAGSGMNSTAEDIAKWTIALMQGKLFKNKATLDTMWTVGRYNNGKPGPWALGWGIVKNRTKHKAIGMSGGGRAAFLVYPEDELAVIVLTNLGGGTPEDFIEEIADCYVPGIAAADPVTFLRTNIEKQGYEKAITLLNTRKKADPTFQPDENALNDWAYRLMSKGKDKEAEAIFRLNTVLFPDSWNVYDSYGEVLLKMGDKAGAIKAYQKSITLNPDNEYGKKVLEGITK; from the coding sequence ATGTCTCTTTTTGCCCAGCAAAAACAGGTAGATCAGATTATCGGCCGGGAAATGAAAGAAAGACGTATCCCGGGACTGCAAATAGCGGTGGTACATCATGGTAAGATCGTTGCCAGCAACGCTTACGGTATCGCCAACCTGTCTGATAACATACCCGTCAATAGCAGCACCATTTTCGCCATCAACTCCTGTACAAAGCCATTTACTGGCGTAGCGATCATGCAGCTGGTAGAAGAAGGGAAGATCGACCTGTCGGCGCCGGTATCCAGGTATATCGACAGCCTGCCTGCCAACTGGCAAACGATCACCATCCGTCAGCTCCTTACCCATGTATCCGGGCTGCCCGACGTGCTGAGGCAGTTCCTGCCTACTAACGGCCTGGGTAATGCGACCGAAGAGGATGTATGGACTAAATTGCAAACCTTGCCGATGGATTTTCCCACCGGTACGCAGACCTTATATAACCAGACTAACTATGTCCTACTGGCCAAGATAATCGATAAGCTGAGTGGCCAGCCTTTCACACAGTTCTACAAAGATCGCCAATGGGATCGCGTAGGAATGCCGAACACTGGTTATGGCGATTCCCGTGATGTAGTGCCTCATTTTGCACCTACTTACCGCTATGTGCAGTACCAGGATGGAAAAAAACTGGATAGGGAAAAAATGGCCGCTAATTACGCCGAATTTCCTCCTTTTTCACGAGCCGGGTCAGGGATGAACAGTACTGCAGAAGATATTGCCAAATGGACCATTGCACTGATGCAGGGCAAGCTATTTAAAAACAAAGCCACGCTGGATACAATGTGGACCGTAGGCCGGTACAACAACGGTAAGCCGGGCCCTTGGGCACTGGGCTGGGGAATTGTAAAGAACCGGACTAAGCATAAAGCAATAGGCATGTCAGGCGGCGGCCGGGCAGCATTCCTGGTATACCCGGAAGATGAACTGGCAGTGATTGTGCTCACCAACCTGGGGGGTGGTACCCCCGAAGATTTTATTGAGGAAATAGCGGACTGCTATGTACCCGGCATCGCTGCGGCAGACCCTGTGACCTTCCTGCGTACCAACATAGAGAAACAAGGCTATGAAAAGGCCATTACCCTGCTGAATACCCGCAAGAAAGCGGACCCGACCTTCCAGCCGGATGAAAACGCATTGAATGACTGGGCTTATCGCCTGATGAGCAAAGGAAAAGATAAGGAAGCGGAAGCGATCTTCAGGTTGAATACAGTGTTATTCCCTGACAGCTGGAATGTATATGATAGTTATGGAGAGGTACTGCTAAAAATGGGTGACAAAGCAGGAGCCATAAAGGCATATCAAAAATCGATAACACTTAATCCTGACAACGAATACGGGAAGAAAGTGCTCGAAGGAATAACAAAATAA
- a CDS encoding alpha/beta fold hydrolase, with amino-acid sequence MSTLSNYGHNDTAGCYANVNGIRIYYESYGEGEPLLLMHGALQSLSALSPQIAELSNYYRVIAVDTRGHGRSSADGTRLSYRLYARDMSALIRHLALDSVYILGWSDGAITGLILAMEYSSLVKKLAVMAANLFPGDTAIEAWSTEFVRKRLAQLRSKADKSTRDEFAIRVNECMLREPDIAPAELQAVSCPTLVMAGGEDVIKPAHTELIARHIPGAQLMIFPGISHMAPVEIPAQFNQTVLSFLQSR; translated from the coding sequence ATGAGCACACTTTCAAATTATGGCCATAACGATACTGCCGGCTGTTATGCTAACGTAAATGGCATACGTATTTATTATGAATCGTATGGTGAAGGCGAACCCTTGCTGCTGATGCATGGTGCATTGCAATCCTTGTCAGCCTTATCGCCTCAGATAGCGGAACTTTCAAATTACTACCGGGTAATAGCTGTTGACACCAGGGGGCATGGCCGATCCAGCGCAGATGGTACCCGACTGAGCTACCGGCTGTATGCCCGTGATATGTCTGCCCTCATCCGTCACTTAGCATTGGATAGCGTGTATATATTGGGCTGGAGTGACGGGGCCATTACAGGGCTGATATTAGCTATGGAGTATTCTTCGCTGGTAAAGAAGCTGGCTGTCATGGCGGCGAATCTTTTTCCGGGCGATACTGCTATCGAGGCGTGGAGTACGGAATTCGTACGGAAGCGATTGGCTCAACTGCGCAGCAAGGCCGATAAAAGCACCCGTGATGAGTTTGCCATCCGGGTGAATGAGTGTATGCTGCGAGAGCCTGATATTGCGCCTGCCGAGTTGCAAGCTGTTAGCTGTCCGACCTTGGTGATGGCAGGCGGGGAGGACGTGATCAAACCTGCTCACACCGAATTGATCGCTCGTCATATACCGGGTGCGCAGCTGATGATCTTCCCGGGTATTTCCCATATGGCGCCGGTGGAGATACCAGCGCAGTTCAACCAAACGGTACTGTCATTCCTGCAATCGAGATAG